The genomic stretch GCCGCGCTTGACGGGCGTGAACGCCGTGTAGCGGTACGTGCTGCATCCCTCCAGCACGAAGGGATCCTGGGCGAAGATCGCCTCCAGCTGCGCCTGCCCCTCGGCCTGCGCGACGATCACGCCGCCCGTGCCGTCGACCTTGCGGCCGCTCGTGAGGAACACGCCGCTGGTGTAGTGCTGGTCGAGCCACGCGCGGTGCCGGGGCGTGACGGCAGCCAGCTCGTCGCCGCTCTTGAGGTACGTGCTCTCGATGATCCACAGGGTCGGGGTGCTCATGCCCTCAGCCTACCCGTCTCACGGCCAGCGCGAGGCCGTTGCCGCCGCCCATGCACAGGGTGGCGACACCGGTCTCCTTCCCCTGCGCCCTGAGCGCGTGCAGCAGCGTGACCAGAATTCGCGCTCCACTCGCGCC from Deinococcus sp. AB2017081 encodes the following:
- a CDS encoding YciI family protein; the encoded protein is MSTPTLWIIESTYLKSGDELAAVTPRHRAWLDQHYTSGVFLTSGRKVDGTGGVIVAQAEGQAQLEAIFAQDPFVLEGCSTYRYTAFTPVKRGRALELDGVPLVE